The proteins below are encoded in one region of Apium graveolens cultivar Ventura chromosome 4, ASM990537v1, whole genome shotgun sequence:
- the LOC141719081 gene encoding CDPK-related protein kinase-like: MGICVSKPPPEPNLSDHIQPKENPEVKNPENSPKRSKEDGELGKKSPFFPFYSPSPAHFLFSKKSPARSPLNSSSNSTPKRFFKRPFPPPSPAKHIKAVWARRVKPNEAAIPEGEEVDGSGLDKSFGFSKNFGSKYELGEEVGRGHFGFTCKAKFKKGDSKGKDVAVKVIPKAKMTTAIAIEDVRREVKILRALTGHSNLVQFYDAYEDHENVYVVMELCEGGELLDKILARGGKYTEDDAKAVMIQILNAVAFCHLQGVVHRDLKPENFLFMSKDEDSPLKAIDFGLSDFVKPDERLNDIVGSAYYVAPEVLHRSYSTEADVWSIGVISYILLCGSRPFWARTESGIFRAVLKADPIFEEPPWPSLSVEAKDFVKRLLNKDPRKRITAAQALSHSWIRNNNDIKVPLDISIFKLLKAYMRSSPLRKSALRALSKTLTVEELFYLKEQFALLEPNKNGSICLDNIKQALMKNATDAMKESRVHDFLASLNALQYRRMDFEEFCAAATSVYQLEALDRWEQHARCAYELFEKDGNRAIMIEELASELGLSPSVPVHAVLHDWIRHTDGKLSFLGFVKLLHGVSSRSLAKAQ, encoded by the exons ATGGGTATTTGCGTTTCAAAGCCCCCACCGGAACCAAATCTCTCCGATCACATTCAACCCAAAGAAAACCCAGAAGTTAAAAACCCTGAAAATTCGCCAAAAAGGTCGAAAGAAGACGGTGAATTGGGCAAGAAATCGCCGTTTTTCCCGTTCTACAGTCCAAGTCCGGCGCACTTTCTGTTCTCAAAGAAGTCTCCGGCGAGATCTCCGTTGAATTCCAGCTCCAATTCGACGCCAAAGAGGTTTTTTAAGCGCCCGTTTCCTCCACCGTCTCCGGCGAAGCATATAAAGGCAGTGTGGGCGAGGAGAGTGAAGCCTAATGAGGCGGCGATACCGGAAGGAGAAGAAGTGGATGGGAGTGGTTTGGATAAAAGTTTCGGGTTTTCGAAGAATTTTGGAAGTAAGTATGAGCTTGGAGAAGAGGTTGGGAGAGGGCATTTTGGGTTTACTTGTAAAGCTAAGTTCAAGAAAGGAGATAGTAAAGGGAAAGATGTGGCTGTTAAAGTTATTCCTAAAGCAAAG ATGACTACGGCCATAGCCATTGAGGATGTGAGAAGGGAGGTGAAGATTTTGAGAGCTTTGACAGGACATAGCAATTTAGTTCAGTTCTATGATGCATATGAGGATCATGAAAACGTTTATGTTGTGATGGA GTTATGTGAAGGTGGAGAACTTTTGGATAAAATACTTGCAAG GGGCGGAAAGTACACAGAAGATGATGCTAAAGCTGTGATGATACAGATATTAAATGCTGTCGCATTCTGTCATCTGCAGGGTGTGGTACACCGGGATCTTAAGCCCGAG AATTTTTTGTTTATGTCCAAGGATGAGGACTCACCACTGAAGGCTATTGATTTTGGACTTTCAGATTTTGTGAAGCCAG ATGAAAGGCTCAATGATATAGTCGGCAGCGCTTATTACGTTGCGCCTGAAGTTCTGCATAGATCTTACAGTACAGAGGCAGATGTCTGGAGTATTGGAGTGATATCATATATATTATTATGTGGTAGCCGCCCATTTTGGGCCCGGACGGAATCTGGAATCTTTAGAGCAGTTCTAAAAGCTGATCCAATATTTGAGGAACCACCTTGGCCTTCTCTATCTGTCGAGGCAAAAGACTTTGTCAAACGTCTATTAAATAAAGATCCAAGGAAAAGGATCACTGCTGCTCAAGCTCTCA GTCATTCATGGATTAGGAACAATAATGACATCAAAGTGCCACTGGACATATCGATATTTAAACTCCTAAAGGCTTATATGCGTTCATCTCCTCTCCGGAAATCTGCTTTAAGG GCTTTATCCAAAACTTTGACTGTAGAGGAGCTATTTTATTTGAAGGAGCAATTTGCGTTGTTGGAACCAAACAAAAATGGGTCCATATGCTTGGATAACATCAAACAG GCTTTGATGAAAAATGCGACAGATGCCATGAAGGAATCACGTGTGCATGATTTTCTCGCATCA CTTAATGCTCTGCAATATAGAAGAATGGATTTTGAGGAATTCTGTGCAGCAGCTACTAGTGTCTATCAGCTTGAGGCTCTTGATCGATGGGAGCAACATGCTCGTTGTGCATATGAGCTTTTTGAAAAAGATGGTAACAGGGCCATTATGATTGAGGAACTGGCTTCC GAACTTGGTCTCAGCCCATCTGTCCCAGTTCATGCTGTCCTACACGACTGGATCAGACACACTGACGGAAAGCTTAGTTTTCTTGGATTTGTGAAATTGTTACATGGAGTGTCTAGTAGGTCCCTTGCGAAAGCTCAATAA
- the LOC141719085 gene encoding uncharacterized protein LOC141719085 isoform X1, producing MRKRGFFIIGEKMCDTKGKKRAFISISSDEDESESKYHDDDDDYDECYEDINASTSCDNNRDDSDEQDVSDSDDDCNAGDDVDDVDKEEAICNKVIRLLTEGSQLQELNLTECKTYLRKLKLRLSGTKAECINRIKEYWRLKDGNGEALYPRSSFNINCTGDVCKGDIVLFTQKVYQKFDKRKRSGNILGKRTIAGRITKESYGAAKQQHTFTIEVFWSKGIKKLAPLFPLLVKGRNLYRMRTYRQCWKNESERLVVLAEKHKRGAAAREVRARKKMKKSFTTAGKKEPGPGEGGSRLKPFSHQLSQSRSIEADKARGIRQHKYTQVKNVGANDHRKNSTVRRHKSNQITQSRRCESDRRHHDITHKNEVRVPPYQSSSTSSQSYTTSSGDYYHSRSEFERQRAHLSYPFERRTHSTRLPHSRPYVYDHSLRSPHSGRPYMDDHSLRSPHSGRPYVDDHIFSAVEHQRNNNISYPHFAYTNPIYDRGARNFS from the exons ATGCGTAAACGAGGGTTTTTTATTATAGGCGAAAAAATGTGTGATACAAAAGGCAAAAAGCGCGCTTTCATTTCAATTTCATCCGACGAAGATGAATCAGAATCTAAATACCACGACGACGATGATGATTATGATGAGTGTTATGAAGACATTAACGCCTCTACTTCCTG TGATAATAACCGTGATGATAGTGACGAGCAAGATGTTTCGGATTCTGATGATGATTGTAATGCCGGTGATGATGTTGATGATGTAGACAAGGAAGAGGCTATTTGCAACAAAGTTATTCGCCTGCTCACAG AAGGGAGTCAATTACAAGAGCTAAATCTAACTGAATGCAAAACTTATTTGCGGAAACTGAAATTGAGATTGTCAGGCACTAAAGCTGAGTGCATAAATAGAATCAAAGAGTATTGGAG GCTTAAAGATGGAAATGGTGAAGCTCTATATCCCAGATCATCGTTTAACATCAACTGCACCG GTGATGTCTGTAAAGGTGACATTGTTTTGTTTACACAGAAAGTATACCAGAA GTTTGACAAAAGGAAACGGAGTGGAAATATTCTGGGTAAAAGAACTATTGCAGGCAGGATTACCAAGGAAAGTTATGGTGCAGCCAAGCAGCAACATACATTCACG ATTGAAGTGTTTTGGAGTAAAGGGATTAAGAAACTGGCTCCTCTTTTTCCGTTGCTTGTGAAAGGTCGAAATCTCTACAGAATGAGGACATACCGACAG TGCTGGAAGAATGAATCAGAAAGATTGGTAGTACTTGCCGAAAAACACAAACGGGGAGCTGCAGCAAGGGAGGTGAGAGCTaggaagaaaatgaagaaatctTTTACAACAGCTGGTAAAAAGGAACCGGGGCCGGGAGAAG GCGGAAGTCGTCTGAAGCCATTTAGCCATCAACTATCTCAAAGTCGAAGTATTGAAGCTGATAAAGCAAGGGGTATTCGCCAACATAAATACACTCAAGTGAAAAATGTCGGGGCAAATGATCACCGTAAAAACTCAACTGTTAGACGACATAAATCAAATCAGATAACTCAGTCAAGGAGATGTGAGTCTGACAGGAGGCACCATGATATAACTCACAAAAATGAAGTCAGGGTTCCCCCATATCAGTCATCCAGTACTAGTTCCCAGTCGTACACTACTAGTTCCGGGGATTATTACCATTCTCGATCAGAATTTGAACGTCAAAGAGCTCATTTAAGCTATCCTTTTGAAAGGAGGACTCATTCGACGAGGCTGCCTCATTCCAGGCCTTATGTGTATGATCATTCTTTGAGGTCACCTCATTCTGGCAGGCCTTATATGGATGATCATTCTTTGAGGTCACCTCATTCCGGCAGGCCTTATGTGGATGATCATATTTTCAGTGCAGTGGAACATCAGAGGAACAACAACATCAGTTATCCTCACTTCGCTTATACAAATCCTATTTATGATCGTGGAGCAAGGAATTTCAGTTGA
- the LOC141719085 gene encoding uncharacterized protein LOC141719085 isoform X3 has protein sequence MRKRGFFIIGEKMCDTKGKKRAFISISSDEDESESKYHDDDDDYDECYEDINASTSCDNNRDDSDEQDVSDSDDDCNAGDDVDDVDKEEAICNKVIRLLTEGSQLQELNLTECKTYLRKLKLRLSGTKAECINRIKEYWRFDKRKRSGNILGKRTIAGRITKESYGAAKQQHTFTIEVFWSKGIKKLAPLFPLLVKGRNLYRMRTYRQCWKNESERLVVLAEKHKRGAAAREVRARKKMKKSFTTAGKKEPGPGEGGSRLKPFSHQLSQSRSIEADKARGIRQHKYTQVKNVGANDHRKNSTVRRHKSNQITQSRRCESDRRHHDITHKNEVRVPPYQSSSTSSQSYTTSSGDYYHSRSEFERQRAHLSYPFERRTHSTRLPHSRPYVYDHSLRSPHSGRPYMDDHSLRSPHSGRPYVDDHIFSAVEHQRNNNISYPHFAYTNPIYDRGARNFS, from the exons ATGCGTAAACGAGGGTTTTTTATTATAGGCGAAAAAATGTGTGATACAAAAGGCAAAAAGCGCGCTTTCATTTCAATTTCATCCGACGAAGATGAATCAGAATCTAAATACCACGACGACGATGATGATTATGATGAGTGTTATGAAGACATTAACGCCTCTACTTCCTG TGATAATAACCGTGATGATAGTGACGAGCAAGATGTTTCGGATTCTGATGATGATTGTAATGCCGGTGATGATGTTGATGATGTAGACAAGGAAGAGGCTATTTGCAACAAAGTTATTCGCCTGCTCACAG AAGGGAGTCAATTACAAGAGCTAAATCTAACTGAATGCAAAACTTATTTGCGGAAACTGAAATTGAGATTGTCAGGCACTAAAGCTGAGTGCATAAATAGAATCAAAGAGTATTGGAG GTTTGACAAAAGGAAACGGAGTGGAAATATTCTGGGTAAAAGAACTATTGCAGGCAGGATTACCAAGGAAAGTTATGGTGCAGCCAAGCAGCAACATACATTCACG ATTGAAGTGTTTTGGAGTAAAGGGATTAAGAAACTGGCTCCTCTTTTTCCGTTGCTTGTGAAAGGTCGAAATCTCTACAGAATGAGGACATACCGACAG TGCTGGAAGAATGAATCAGAAAGATTGGTAGTACTTGCCGAAAAACACAAACGGGGAGCTGCAGCAAGGGAGGTGAGAGCTaggaagaaaatgaagaaatctTTTACAACAGCTGGTAAAAAGGAACCGGGGCCGGGAGAAG GCGGAAGTCGTCTGAAGCCATTTAGCCATCAACTATCTCAAAGTCGAAGTATTGAAGCTGATAAAGCAAGGGGTATTCGCCAACATAAATACACTCAAGTGAAAAATGTCGGGGCAAATGATCACCGTAAAAACTCAACTGTTAGACGACATAAATCAAATCAGATAACTCAGTCAAGGAGATGTGAGTCTGACAGGAGGCACCATGATATAACTCACAAAAATGAAGTCAGGGTTCCCCCATATCAGTCATCCAGTACTAGTTCCCAGTCGTACACTACTAGTTCCGGGGATTATTACCATTCTCGATCAGAATTTGAACGTCAAAGAGCTCATTTAAGCTATCCTTTTGAAAGGAGGACTCATTCGACGAGGCTGCCTCATTCCAGGCCTTATGTGTATGATCATTCTTTGAGGTCACCTCATTCTGGCAGGCCTTATATGGATGATCATTCTTTGAGGTCACCTCATTCCGGCAGGCCTTATGTGGATGATCATATTTTCAGTGCAGTGGAACATCAGAGGAACAACAACATCAGTTATCCTCACTTCGCTTATACAAATCCTATTTATGATCGTGGAGCAAGGAATTTCAGTTGA
- the LOC141719085 gene encoding uncharacterized protein LOC141719085 isoform X2 produces MRKRGFFIIGEKMCDTKGKKRAFISISSDEDESESKYHDDDDDYDECYEDINASTSCDEQDVSDSDDDCNAGDDVDDVDKEEAICNKVIRLLTEGSQLQELNLTECKTYLRKLKLRLSGTKAECINRIKEYWRLKDGNGEALYPRSSFNINCTGDVCKGDIVLFTQKVYQKFDKRKRSGNILGKRTIAGRITKESYGAAKQQHTFTIEVFWSKGIKKLAPLFPLLVKGRNLYRMRTYRQCWKNESERLVVLAEKHKRGAAAREVRARKKMKKSFTTAGKKEPGPGEGGSRLKPFSHQLSQSRSIEADKARGIRQHKYTQVKNVGANDHRKNSTVRRHKSNQITQSRRCESDRRHHDITHKNEVRVPPYQSSSTSSQSYTTSSGDYYHSRSEFERQRAHLSYPFERRTHSTRLPHSRPYVYDHSLRSPHSGRPYMDDHSLRSPHSGRPYVDDHIFSAVEHQRNNNISYPHFAYTNPIYDRGARNFS; encoded by the exons ATGCGTAAACGAGGGTTTTTTATTATAGGCGAAAAAATGTGTGATACAAAAGGCAAAAAGCGCGCTTTCATTTCAATTTCATCCGACGAAGATGAATCAGAATCTAAATACCACGACGACGATGATGATTATGATGAGTGTTATGAAGACATTAACGCCTCTACTTCCTG TGACGAGCAAGATGTTTCGGATTCTGATGATGATTGTAATGCCGGTGATGATGTTGATGATGTAGACAAGGAAGAGGCTATTTGCAACAAAGTTATTCGCCTGCTCACAG AAGGGAGTCAATTACAAGAGCTAAATCTAACTGAATGCAAAACTTATTTGCGGAAACTGAAATTGAGATTGTCAGGCACTAAAGCTGAGTGCATAAATAGAATCAAAGAGTATTGGAG GCTTAAAGATGGAAATGGTGAAGCTCTATATCCCAGATCATCGTTTAACATCAACTGCACCG GTGATGTCTGTAAAGGTGACATTGTTTTGTTTACACAGAAAGTATACCAGAA GTTTGACAAAAGGAAACGGAGTGGAAATATTCTGGGTAAAAGAACTATTGCAGGCAGGATTACCAAGGAAAGTTATGGTGCAGCCAAGCAGCAACATACATTCACG ATTGAAGTGTTTTGGAGTAAAGGGATTAAGAAACTGGCTCCTCTTTTTCCGTTGCTTGTGAAAGGTCGAAATCTCTACAGAATGAGGACATACCGACAG TGCTGGAAGAATGAATCAGAAAGATTGGTAGTACTTGCCGAAAAACACAAACGGGGAGCTGCAGCAAGGGAGGTGAGAGCTaggaagaaaatgaagaaatctTTTACAACAGCTGGTAAAAAGGAACCGGGGCCGGGAGAAG GCGGAAGTCGTCTGAAGCCATTTAGCCATCAACTATCTCAAAGTCGAAGTATTGAAGCTGATAAAGCAAGGGGTATTCGCCAACATAAATACACTCAAGTGAAAAATGTCGGGGCAAATGATCACCGTAAAAACTCAACTGTTAGACGACATAAATCAAATCAGATAACTCAGTCAAGGAGATGTGAGTCTGACAGGAGGCACCATGATATAACTCACAAAAATGAAGTCAGGGTTCCCCCATATCAGTCATCCAGTACTAGTTCCCAGTCGTACACTACTAGTTCCGGGGATTATTACCATTCTCGATCAGAATTTGAACGTCAAAGAGCTCATTTAAGCTATCCTTTTGAAAGGAGGACTCATTCGACGAGGCTGCCTCATTCCAGGCCTTATGTGTATGATCATTCTTTGAGGTCACCTCATTCTGGCAGGCCTTATATGGATGATCATTCTTTGAGGTCACCTCATTCCGGCAGGCCTTATGTGGATGATCATATTTTCAGTGCAGTGGAACATCAGAGGAACAACAACATCAGTTATCCTCACTTCGCTTATACAAATCCTATTTATGATCGTGGAGCAAGGAATTTCAGTTGA
- the LOC141719088 gene encoding ATP-dependent RNA helicase HAS1-like — MGKPDKIPDPNPALADESVKKKRKRKRSKSDSEKLEAAMEEQQVEVNEIVESDSDVIIEELEKRVEDEYEDAVNKEEGEKELEKMVEEEEEVKKKKVKAGSGIMSSVSFESMSLSEPTMKAIKDMGFHYTTEIQARSMPLLIEGRDVLGAARTGSGKTLAFLVPAVELLYQLHFAPRNGTGVIVICPTRELAIQTHAVAKELLKYHSQTHGLVIGGSARKTEAERLAKGVNLLVATPGRLLDHLQNTKGFIYNRLKCLTIDEADRILEANFEEEMKQIIKILPKERQAALFSATQTKKVADLARVSLKDPVYVGVDDERKRVTNEGLEQGYCVVPCAKRFIVLYSFLKRHQSQKVMVFFSSVNSVKFHSELLKYIHVDCFDIHGQQKQQKRTTTFFDFCKAEKGILLCTDVAARGLDIPAVDWIIQYDPPDDPKEYVHRVGRTARGEGSKGNALLFLTPEELQFLSHLKAAKVPVKEYEFPEKKLANVQSHLEKLVSNNYYLNKSAKEAYRSYVLAYNSHSSKDIFNVHRLDLQGVAASFCFDNPPKVSINIDSSASKFRNTKRKEGRSRNGFSSSNPYGNRGSGH, encoded by the exons ATGGGCAAACCCGATAAAATACCCGACCCGAACCCGGCACTAGCAGACGAGAGTGTGAAGAAGAAACGAAAGAGAAAGAGAAGCAAGAGTGATAGTGAAAAATTAGAGGCAGCTATGGAAGAACAACAAGTTGAGGTTAATGAAATTGTCGAAAGCGATAGTGATGTAATTATCGAAGAATTGGAGAAAAGGGTGGAGGATGAATATGAAGATGCGGTTAATAAAGAAGAAGGGGAAAAAGAATTGGAGAAAATGGTTGAGGAAGAGGAGGAGGTGAAAAAGAAGAAGGTGAAAGCTGGGAGTGGGATTATGAGTAGTGTTAGTTTCGAGTCGATGAGTTTGTCAGAACCGACTATGAAAGCTATTAAAGATATGGGCTTTCACTATACTACTGAG attcaagctaGATCTATGCCACTTCTTATTGAAGGCAGAGATGTTCTTGGTGCTGCGAGGACAGGTTCTGGGAAGACACTTGCCTTTCTAGTACCAGCAGTTGAGTTGCTTTATCAACTTCATTTTGCTCCTCGGAATGGAACGGGTGTTATTGTCATTTGTCCAACTAGGGAACTTGCCATTCAG ACACATGCAGTGGCAAAGGAGCTTCTGAAGTATCATTCACAGACTCATGGGCTGGTCATTGGTGGTTCAGCAAGGAAGACCGAGGCAGAGCGACTAGCTAAAGGAGTTAATTTATTGGTAGCAACCCCTGGCCGACTTCTTGATCATCTTCAAAACACCAAGGGGTTTATATACAATCGTCTGAAG TGTTTGACGATTGATGAAGCTGACAGGATTTTGGAAGCGAATTTTGAAGAAGAAATGAAgcaaataattaaaattttaccCAAG GAGAGGCAAGCAGCTCTTTTCTCTGCAACCCAAACTAAGAAG GTTGCAGATCTTGCACGTGTATCCTTGAAAGATCCTGTCTACGTTGGTGTAGACGATGAAAGGAAGAGG GTCACTAACGAAGGACTGGAGCAAGGCTATTGTGTGGTGCCATGTGCCAAAAGATTTATCGTACTCTATTCCTTTCTAAAGCGACATCAGTCACAGAAAGTGATGGTTTTCTTCTCTTCAGTTAACTCTGTCAAATTTCATTCGGAACTGCTGAAGTACATTCACGTGGATTGCTTTGATATTCATGGACAACAAAAGCAGCAGAAACGAACCACTACTTTCTTTGACTTCTGTAAAGCAGAGAAAGGAATATTGTTGTGTACTGATGTTGCTGCTCGCGGTCTTGATATTCCTGCTGTG GACTGGATTATTCAGTACGATCCGCCAGATGATCCTAAG GAATATGTGCATAGAGTTGGTCGAACAGCTCGTGGTGAAGGTTCAAAGGGAAATGCCCTGCTTTTCCTGACGCCAGAAGAGTTGCAGTTTCTCAGCCATCTTAAG GCAGCCAAGGTGCCTGTAAAGGAGTACGAATTTCCTGAAAAAAAGCTGGCTAATGTGCAATCTCATCTG GAAAAGTTGGTGTCTAACAATTATTATCTGAACAAGTCTGCTAAGGAAGCATATAGATCGTATGTATTGGCATACAATTCACATTCTAGCAAGGACATCTTTAATGTTCACCGCCTTGATCTGCAG GGGGTGGCAGCTTCATTTTGCTTTGATAATCCTCCAAAAGTTAGTATTAACATAGATAGCAGTGCGTCTAAATTCAGGAATACAAAACGAAAAGAGGGACGAAGTCGAAATGGATTTAGCAGTAGCAATCCCTATGGGAACAGAGGTTCAGGCCATTGA